A window from Chrysemys picta bellii isolate R12L10 chromosome 2, ASM1138683v2, whole genome shotgun sequence encodes these proteins:
- the SNRNP27 gene encoding U4/U6.U5 small nuclear ribonucleoprotein 27 kDa protein isoform X1, whose translation MVRSRSRSPPRRERRRSRSASRERERRRRERSRSRERDRRRSRSRSPHRRRSRSPRRHRSSSSSPSRQKERREDEKKENKDAKSKEHQITEEDMEGKTEEEIEMMKTMGFASFDTTKGAGLPILASIVEKWGKKVDGSVNAYAINVSQKRKYRQYMNRKGGFNRPLDFIA comes from the exons ATGGTCCGGAGCCGCTCCAGGTCCCCCCCGCGGAGGG AACGTAGGCGCTCTCGTTCTGCATcccgggagagggagaggaggcgaCGGGAGCGTTCGAGGTCCCGGGAGAGGGACAGGAGGAGGAGTCGTTCCCGTTCCCCACACAGGAGGCGATCCAG GTCCCCGAGACGGCACAGATCCAGCTCTTCTTCCCCGTCCCGGCAGAAGGAAAGGCGAGAggatgaaaagaaagaaaacaaagacgcTAAAAGCAAAGAGCATCAGATCACCG AAGAAGATATGGAAGGCAAAACAGAGGAGGAAATTGAGATGATGAAAACAATGGGATTTGCATCCTTTGACACAACAAAA GGAGCAGGGCTTCCTATATTGGCTTCTATTGTGGAAAAATGG GGGAAGAAAGTGGATGGCTCTGTAAATGCCTACGCTATAAACGTGTCACAGAAGAGAAAGTACAG GCAGTACATGAACAGAAAAGGCGGATTCAACAGACCGTTGGATTTTATTGCCTGA
- the SNRNP27 gene encoding U4/U6.U5 small nuclear ribonucleoprotein 27 kDa protein isoform X2, producing MVRSRSRSPPRRERRRSRSASRERERRRRERSRSRERDRRRSRSRSPHRRRSRSPRRHRSSSSSPSRQKERREDEKKENKDAKSKEHQITEEDMEGKTEEEIEMMKTMGFASFDTTKGKKVDGSVNAYAINVSQKRKYRQYMNRKGGFNRPLDFIA from the exons ATGGTCCGGAGCCGCTCCAGGTCCCCCCCGCGGAGGG AACGTAGGCGCTCTCGTTCTGCATcccgggagagggagaggaggcgaCGGGAGCGTTCGAGGTCCCGGGAGAGGGACAGGAGGAGGAGTCGTTCCCGTTCCCCACACAGGAGGCGATCCAG GTCCCCGAGACGGCACAGATCCAGCTCTTCTTCCCCGTCCCGGCAGAAGGAAAGGCGAGAggatgaaaagaaagaaaacaaagacgcTAAAAGCAAAGAGCATCAGATCACCG AAGAAGATATGGAAGGCAAAACAGAGGAGGAAATTGAGATGATGAAAACAATGGGATTTGCATCCTTTGACACAACAAAA GGGAAGAAAGTGGATGGCTCTGTAAATGCCTACGCTATAAACGTGTCACAGAAGAGAAAGTACAG GCAGTACATGAACAGAAAAGGCGGATTCAACAGACCGTTGGATTTTATTGCCTGA